A genomic region of Lachnoclostridium edouardi contains the following coding sequences:
- a CDS encoding baseplate J/gp47 family protein, with protein MILFEGSRFMAGNLVFETEREEYLPESRIQAAVVKDCQGRVLHREKSIRRDSKIMVYPFGRKPEAGNQFLMCLDLPIEPGKECCLSFQMYDEYRIKRNPVKQEKDFSPLAEIAVEYKTREGWKRAKVICDSSLALIQSGGIRFSLEREMEKIREEGIEGYFLRLLLKKQEYDTVPLITGLSFRHICLLQKETKACWKQGERKDSVRSKTEQYIEENSRYRLLKNGQKAESNETVWTSYYLPEFYDKRCVGVGNGFPGQRFQIPGEGFMSEGLIILVESLTEPGVYEMWEQVEDFDAVGPEVCCYQVDEKAGEIIFGDSFHGMAPETEIRIVSCFCTAGSAGNMKAGKEVEKEHIICRILEEGEGGTDGETMEECALRAASRMRQSERAVSESDYEKLVKKTPGLRVQAVKVLPSSEEKYLEDNVVDLAVRPYCENGEGILSSVYKKNILAYLEDKRLLGTRICLHSPEYTEIGVYVEASVKPEYLHAREQIQRKITEFFKEMEGKFGPFISRGSLYGSLDSLDCITKIHMLSIEARGNRISRSRTGDVFLPPTGMAVLKDVKCIVVNN; from the coding sequence GTGATCCTGTTTGAGGGAAGCCGTTTTATGGCGGGAAATCTGGTATTTGAGACAGAAAGGGAAGAATATCTTCCTGAAAGCCGGATTCAGGCAGCTGTTGTAAAGGATTGCCAGGGACGTGTTCTCCACAGAGAGAAAAGCATAAGGCGGGACAGCAAAATAATGGTATATCCCTTTGGCAGAAAGCCTGAGGCGGGAAATCAGTTTCTCATGTGTTTAGATTTGCCGATTGAACCGGGAAAAGAGTGCTGCCTTTCATTTCAAATGTATGATGAGTACAGGATTAAAAGAAATCCGGTAAAGCAGGAAAAGGATTTTAGTCCGTTAGCTGAAATTGCTGTAGAATACAAAACCAGAGAAGGATGGAAAAGGGCAAAGGTTATTTGCGACAGCAGCCTGGCTCTGATACAAAGCGGCGGGATTCGTTTTTCCCTGGAAAGGGAAATGGAAAAAATAAGGGAAGAGGGAATAGAAGGATATTTTTTAAGATTACTGCTGAAAAAACAGGAGTATGATACGGTTCCCTTAATTACAGGTCTTAGCTTCCGCCATATTTGTCTGCTCCAAAAAGAAACTAAGGCTTGCTGGAAGCAGGGGGAGAGAAAAGATAGTGTCAGAAGCAAAACAGAACAGTACATAGAAGAAAACAGCAGATACCGTTTGCTGAAAAATGGACAGAAAGCAGAAAGCAATGAAACGGTGTGGACCAGTTATTATCTGCCTGAATTTTATGATAAAAGATGTGTAGGAGTTGGAAACGGATTTCCAGGGCAAAGGTTTCAGATTCCCGGGGAAGGCTTTATGTCGGAGGGGCTTATAATTTTAGTGGAAAGCCTTACTGAGCCGGGAGTATATGAAATGTGGGAGCAGGTAGAGGATTTTGACGCAGTAGGCCCGGAGGTATGCTGCTACCAGGTAGACGAGAAAGCCGGGGAGATTATTTTTGGAGACAGTTTTCACGGCATGGCCCCGGAAACAGAAATAAGAATTGTCAGCTGCTTCTGCACAGCGGGAAGCGCAGGCAATATGAAAGCCGGAAAAGAAGTGGAGAAGGAGCATATTATCTGCAGAATTCTGGAGGAGGGCGAAGGAGGAACAGACGGGGAGACTATGGAAGAATGCGCTTTGAGAGCGGCGTCCAGAATGAGACAGTCAGAGAGAGCTGTGTCAGAAAGTGATTATGAGAAGCTGGTGAAAAAAACGCCGGGTCTGAGAGTGCAGGCTGTAAAAGTGCTGCCTTCTTCAGAAGAAAAATATTTGGAAGACAATGTAGTAGATTTGGCAGTAAGACCTTACTGTGAAAACGGGGAAGGAATTTTAAGCTCTGTATACAAGAAAAATATTCTGGCTTATTTAGAGGATAAAAGGCTTTTGGGAACCAGAATCTGCCTTCATTCTCCAGAGTATACAGAAATCGGCGTGTATGTGGAGGCCAGCGTGAAGCCGGAATACTTACATGCCAGAGAGCAGATTCAGAGAAAAATAACAGAATTTTTTAAGGAAATGGAAGGCAAATTTGGTCCGTTTATCAGCAGAGGAAGCTTATATGGCAGTTTGGACAGCCTGGATTGTATTACGAAAATTCATATGCTGTCTATTGAGGCAAGGGGAAACAGAATCTCACGCAGCAGAACCGGGGACGTATTTCTTCCTCCTACAGGTATGGCTGTTTTAAAAGACGTAAAGTGCATAGTAGTAAACAACTAA